A genomic segment from Neodiprion lecontei isolate iyNeoLeco1 chromosome 1, iyNeoLeco1.1, whole genome shotgun sequence encodes:
- the LOC107226479 gene encoding uncharacterized protein LOC107226479 produces MVGNRSKITSSNCAIACLTMQPKIIKVSDASATMEFEGESPIVTEEEVLSILSKKLSRDFDMVEYNLRPLNSTNGFLGLYYELTALVKIDEEATEHKFFLKTQPLKHSPQYEFLVESNHFQKELTMYGKIIPRMKTGKNQASWSAECYLTRDDLIVMDDLSALQYAMPDKYAPFDYNHCAVLLQTLARLHSGSFVIEDKLKSEGKTLFEVYGHVLDEPLFNGSDISRRYRASCVLGTRSLIDLLRDELTEEQRAEFKERVEPWCDNFPAILSPSTKYRNVICHRDLWANNMMLKYDESGNPQHCCLIDLQFARYGTPAIDCVISLHLITDRETRDKHGESLLRVYHRTFEEELRNAGLDARDCLEWSTFLKSCEETKPTALVYAILNQPVTMLDPDTCSEQFIESPELLNESLYNDRSALVCSQFLSVQPYRERITEALLEAYELLPNYVASQL; encoded by the coding sequence ATGGTAGGCAACCGTTCCAAGATCACATCAAGTAACTGTGCCATTGCATGTCTCACCATGCAgccgaaaataataaaagtgagcGACGCTTCAGCGACCATGGAATTCGAAGGCGAATCGCCGATTGTGACTGAAGAGGAGGTGCTGAGTATTCTGTCGAAAAAACTCTCCCGGGACTTCGATATGGTCGAGTACAATCTCCGCCCATTAAACTCAACCAACGGCTTCCTCGGACTTTACTACGAACTCACCGCACTGGTGAAAATCGACGAAGAAGCCACAGAGCACAAGTTTTTCTTGAAAACTCAGCCGTTGAAGCACAGCCCCCAGTACGAATTCCTAGTCGAGTCAAACCATTTCCAGAAGGAATTGACGATGTACGGGAAGATTATTCCACGCATGAAAACAGGAAAGAATCAGGCCAGCTGGTCGGCCGAGTGTTACTTAACGAGGGACGATCTCATAGTTATGGACGACCTCTCGGCCCTTCAATACGCGATGCCTGACAAGTACGCGCCCTTCGATTACAACCACTGCGCGGTCCTCCTTCAAACCTTGGCCCGATTGCACTCGGGCTCCTTTGTGATCGAGGATAAGCTCAAGTCGGAGGGCAAGACCTTGTTCGAGGTCTACGGACATGTTTTGGACGAGCCACTCTTCAACGGCTCCGATATATCGAGGAGATACAGAGCCTCGTGCGTCCTGGGAACGAGATCCTTGATCGACCTTCTGCGCGACGAGCTGACCGAAGAGCAAAGGGCCGAATTCAAGGAACGCGTCGAGCCGTGGTGCGATAACTTCCCGGCGATCCTGAGCCCTTCGACGAAGTACAGGAACGTAATTTGCCACCGCGACCTCTGGGCCAACAACATGATGCTCAAGTACGACGAGTCGGGAAATCCGCAACACTGTTGCTTGATAGACCTGCAATTCGCTCGGTACGGTACACCGGCAATCGACTGCGTGATTTCTCTACACTTGATCACCGACCGAGAAACGAGAGACAAACACGGAGAATCGTTGTTGAGAGTATACCATCGAACCTTTGAGGAGGAGTTGAGGAACGCCGGACTTGATGCCCGGGACTGTCTTGAGTGGTCGACGTTTTTGAAGAGTTGCGAAGAAACGAAGCCAACCGCTCTCGTCTACGCTATTCTTAACCAACCTGTAACAATGCTGGATCCCGATACATGCAGTGAACAATTCATCGAGTCGCCGGAGTTGTTGAACGAGAGCTTGTATAACGATAGATCGGCGCTGGTGTGCAGTCAGTTTCTTTCCGTACAACCATACCGGGAACGAATTACTGAAGCCTTGCTAGAGGCGTACGAATTGTTGCCAAACTACGTGGCAAGTCAACTGTGA
- the LOC107226477 gene encoding uncharacterized protein LOC107226477, with protein MKPKLIELNDVSATMESEAESPLVTKEEVLSILSKKLSGKFELVEYKLRSLNSTNGFLGIYYGLTALVKIDGVTKEHKFFLKAQPSKQSPQFDLLMAAKATEKQSAMYTEIIPRMGNGSCCSGWSAKCYLTKENVLVLDDLFAQGYVTTDKYVPFDYNHCLVVLRSLARFHAGSFIIDEKLRSENKSLFEVYGDILGESLYNDSGISTRMLSSCILGTMSLIDLLQKELSESERAEFKERVRPWGENTEELLNPSKKYRNVICHRDLWANNLMLKYDASGKPEHCCLIDLQILRYNPPATDCVYVLYLTTDRETRNKHGESLLRMYYETLERELTNAGLDSKRCLDWPTFRKSCEDTRSAAIVYAIMNLPVMLLHPDMIKKQFNDSPELLNESLYNDRSAVVCNQFLNVKPYRERLTEVLLEAYEFLPRYKEGIRP; from the coding sequence ATGAAACCAAAGCTGATAGAATTGAACGACGTTTCGGCGACCATGGAATCCGAAGCTGAATCGCCGCTTGTGACTAAGGAAGAAGTGCTGAGTATACTGTCGAAAAAACTCTCCGGAAAGTTCGAGCTTGTCGAGTACAAGCTCCGCTCATTAAACTCAACCAACGGCTTCCTCGGAATCTATTACGGACTCACGGCCCTGGTGAAAATCGACGGAGTGACCAAGGAGCACAAGTTTTTCCTGAAGGCTCAACCGTCGAAGCAGAGTCCTCAGTTCGATCTGCTGATGGCGGCAAAGGCGACGGAAAAGCAGTCGGCGATGTACACCGAAATCATACCGCGCATGGGAAACGGGAGCTGCTGTTCCGGCTGGTCGGCCAAGTGCTATTTGACCAAGGAAAACGTCCTGGTCCTCGACGACCTGTTCGCCCAGGGTTACGTTACGACGGACAAGTACGTGCCCTTCGACTACAACCACTGCCTGGTCGTCCTTAGATCCTTGGCCCGATTCCACGCCGGGTCCTTCATAATTGACGAGAAGCTCAGATCGGAGAACAAGAGTCTGTTCGAGGTCTACGGCGACATATTGGGCGAGTCGTTGTACAACGATAGCGGAATATCAACGCGAATGCTGAGCTCGTGCATCCTGGGAACAATGTCATTGATCGACCTCCTGCAGAAGGAGTTGAGCGAGTCGGAAAGGGCCGAGTTCAAGGAACGCGTTAGACCGTGGGGCGAGAATACGGAGGAGCTCTTGAACCCTTCGAAAAAGTATAGAAACGTCATTTGCCACCGCGATTTATGGGCCAACAACCTGATGTTAAAGTACGACGCTTCGGGTAAGCCGGAGCACTGTTGTCTGATAGACTTGCAGATTCTTCGTTACAATCCACCGGCGACCGACTGTGTCTACGTTCTTTACTTGACCACCGACAGAGAGACGAGGAACAAACACGGTGAATCGCTTTTGCGAATGTACTACGAAACGTTGGAGAGGGAATTGACGAACGCGGGActcgattcgaaacgctgtCTCGACTGGCCGACCTTTCGGAAGAGCTGCGAAGACACGAGGTCTGCGGCTATTGTTTATGCGATTATGAATTTACCCGTGATGCTACTTCATCCTGATATGATTAAGAAACAATTCAACGACTCGCCAGAGCTACTGAACGAGAGTTTATACAATGACAGATCTGCCGTGGTGtgcaatcaatttttgaatgtCAAACCATACCGAGAACGATTGACTGAAGTCTTACTCGAGGCTTACGAGTTTTTGCCACGATATAAAGAAGGCATCAGACCATAG
- the LOC107226480 gene encoding uncharacterized protein LOC107226480, giving the protein MKTKPVEASLKSEAVEAPVLTTEEVLTIMRKKITGSFDLVEYNLRVINKTNGFMGLYHALTTVVKVNGATRVDHFFLKAKPLKHSPQYEFLVESNHFQKELTMYGKIIPRMKTGKNQARWSAECYLTRDDLIVMEDLSALRYAMPEKYAPFDYNHCAVLLQTLARLHSGSFVIEDKLKSEGKTLFEVYGHVLDEPLFNGSDISRRYRASCVLGTRSLIDLLRDELTEEQRAEFKERVEPWCDNFPAILSPSTKYRNVICHRDLWANNMMLKYDESGNPQHCCLIDLQFARYGTPAIDCVISLHLITDRETRDKHGESLLRVYHRTFEEELRNAGLDARDCLEWSTFLKSCEETKPTALVYAILNQPVTMLDPDTCSEQFAASPELLNESLYNDRSALVCGQFLSVQPYRERITEALLEAYELLPNYVASQL; this is encoded by the coding sequence ATGAAGACAAAACCAGTTGAAGCAAGCTTGAAGTCCGAAGCTGTGGAAGCTCCGGTTTTAACCACAGAAGAAGTATTGACaataatgaggaaaaaaattactggaAGCTTTGATCTGGTTGAGTACAACCTTCGTGTAATAAACAAGACCAATGGGTTTATGGGACTATACCACGCGCTCACCACAGTAGTGAAAGTCAACGGTGCGACAAGAGTGGACCATTTTTTCTTGAAAGCGAAACCGTTGAAACACAGCCCCCAGTACGAATTCCTGGTCGAGTCGAACCATTTCCAGAAGGAATTGACGATGTACGGGAAGATCATTCCACGCATGAAAACCGGAAAGAATCAGGCCAGATGGTCGGCCGAGTGTTACTTAACGAGGGACGATCTCATAGTTATGGAGGACCTCTCGGCCCTTCGATACGCGATGCCTGAGAAGTACGCGCCCTTCGATTACAACCACTGCGCGGTCCTCCTTCAAACCTTGGCCCGATTGCACTCGGGCTCCTTTGTGATCGAGGATAAGCTCAAGTCGGAGGGCAAGACCTTGTTCGAGGTCTACGGGCATGTTTTGGACGAGCCACTCTTCAACGGCTCCGATATATCGAGGAGATACAGAGCCTCGTGCGTCCTGGGAACGAGATCCTTGATCGACCTTCTGCGCGACGAGCTGACCGAAGAGCAAAGGGCCGAATTCAAGGAACGCGTCGAGCCGTGGTGCGATAACTTCCCGGCGATCCTGAGCCCTTCGACGAAGTACAGGAACGTAATTTGCCACCGCGACCTCTGGGCCAACAACATGATGCTCAAGTACGACGAGTCGGGAAATCCGCAACACTGTTGCTTGATAGACCTGCAATTCGCTCGGTACGGTACACCGGCAATCGACTGCGTGATTTCTCTACACTTGATCACCGACCGAGAAACGAGAGACAAACACGGAGAATCGTTGTTGAGAGTATACCATCGAACCTTTGAGGAGGAGTTGAGGAACGCCGGACTTGATGCCCGGGACTGTCTTGAGTGGTCGACGTTTTTGAAGAGTTGCGAAGAAACGAAGCCAACCGCTCTTGTCTACGCTATTCTTAACCAACCTGTAACAATGCTGGATCCTGATACATGCAGTGAACAATTCGCAGCGTCGCCGGAGTTGTTGAACGAGAGCTTGTATAACGATAGATCGGCGCTGGTGTGCGGTCAGTTTCTTTCCGTACAACCATACCGGGAACGAATTACTGAAGCCTTGCTAGAGGCGTACGAATTGTTGCCAAACTACGTGGCAAGTCAACTGTGA